The following are from one region of the Hydrogenophaga sp. BPS33 genome:
- a CDS encoding TauD/TfdA family dioxygenase, translating into MEMDGQSQGLLRGPEVWSGPSLSARTDWIQHLEPREVAEIDAMLAAHRGNTTALTELTREDFPMPHLARRFEAVRHELEGGRGFALLRGLPVQRYTTEEARRIFWAMAVHLGDPQGQDKQGNRMHSVTNTGLRVDSTSSVRSYQTDDELTFHNDGGDAFMLLCLKVAKSGGISKLVSVATLYNEVMQRRPDLIDVLQQPFHFDTREQHPTGLKVQTSPIFNFFEGRLSALYKRRYLLAAQRFPEVPRLTPEQEQSVQLLEDICNDPAVQLSFSMQPGDLQIGNNYAVLHARTKYEDFDDPVERRHLLRAWLTLPNGRPLPPPFELTREFRGSYLARHGETAATA; encoded by the coding sequence ATGGAGATGGATGGTCAGTCCCAAGGTTTGTTGAGGGGGCCCGAGGTGTGGAGCGGCCCGAGCCTGAGCGCGCGCACCGACTGGATCCAGCATCTGGAGCCGCGCGAGGTGGCCGAGATCGATGCCATGCTCGCCGCGCACCGGGGCAACACCACCGCGCTCACCGAGCTGACGCGCGAGGACTTCCCCATGCCGCATCTGGCGCGGCGCTTCGAGGCGGTGCGCCACGAACTCGAAGGCGGGCGCGGCTTCGCGTTGCTGCGCGGCCTGCCGGTGCAGCGCTACACCACCGAAGAGGCGCGCCGGATTTTCTGGGCCATGGCCGTGCACCTGGGCGACCCGCAAGGTCAGGACAAACAGGGCAACCGCATGCACTCGGTCACCAACACCGGCCTGCGCGTGGACAGCACCAGCTCGGTTCGCAGCTACCAGACCGACGACGAACTGACCTTTCACAACGATGGCGGGGACGCGTTCATGCTGTTGTGCCTGAAGGTCGCGAAGTCCGGCGGCATCAGCAAGCTGGTGAGCGTGGCCACGCTCTACAACGAGGTGATGCAGCGCCGGCCCGACCTCATCGACGTGCTGCAACAGCCCTTCCATTTCGATACGCGCGAACAACACCCCACGGGCTTGAAGGTGCAGACCTCGCCCATCTTCAACTTCTTCGAAGGCCGCCTGAGTGCGCTCTACAAACGCCGCTACTTGCTGGCCGCGCAGCGTTTTCCCGAAGTTCCCCGTCTCACACCGGAGCAGGAGCAGTCCGTGCAGTTGTTGGAAGACATCTGCAACGACCCCGCGGTACAGCTGAGCTTTTCCATGCAGCCCGGCGACCTGCAGATCGGCAACAACTATGCTGTGCTGCACGCACGCACCAAGTACGAGGACTTTGACGATCCCGTCGAGCGCCGTCACTTGCTGCGCGCCTGGCTCACCTTGCCCAATGGCCGGCCCTTGCCGCCACCCTTCGAGTTGACGCGCGAGTTCCGCGGGTCCTACCTGGCACGCCATGGCGAAACGGCGGCCACCGCCTGA